The following DNA comes from Nocardia sp. XZ_19_385.
GCCGGCGGGGGTGATTTCGGTGATGGTCGCGGTTTCGACGTGGACGTTGGGCTGGGTCAGGGCCGGGTAGTAGTCGTTGGAGAACAGGCCGCGTTTGCATCCGATCGGGTAGTCGGGGGTGAGTTTGGCGCGCAGTTCGGGGTCCTCTACCTGTTTGTTCAGGTGGCGGGTGGCGAGTGCTGCCACCAAGCGCGCGATCGCCGGAAACTCCACCAGGCCCAGGGAAACGAACTCGGCGATGGCCCACCAGCCGAAGCGTTCGGCGAGCAGGGCGCCGGGCAGGCGGGCAAAGAGTTTGTGCTGGATGGGGGAGTAGTCGGTGTCGAATTTGGGGATCACCCAGGCGGGGGTGCGCTGGAACAGCGTGAGCTGCTCGACCTTCGGCTGGATCTCCGGAATGTATTGGATGGCGCTGGCTCCGGTGCCGATGCAGGCCACACGCCTGCCGGTCAGTTCGACGTTGTCGTCCCATTCGGCGGAGTGAAATGCCTGGCCCGCGAAGGTATCCAGGCCCGGGATGGCGGGCAGCGCGGGGCGGGACAGCTGGCCGACCGCGGGGATGAGGATGTCGCAGGTCCGGGCGGCGCCGTCGGTGGTGTGCACGGTCCAGCGGGCGGTGGCCTCGTCGAATTCGGCGTGGGTGACTTCCGCACCGAACACGATGGCGTCGAGCAGACGGTGGCGCTCGGTGACTCCGCGCAGGTAGTCGTGGATGGCGGCCCGGCCTGAATAGCGCTGCGGCCAATCCGGTTTCGGCTCGAAGGAATAGGAGTAGAGCGGTGAGGGCACGTCGCAGGCCGCGCCGGGGTAGGTGTTCTCCCGCCACACCCCGCCGATGTCGGCGGCTCGCTCCAGGATGGCGATATCGCCGAAGCCGTTGCGCCGCAATTCGATCGCCATGCCGATGCCGCCGAACCCGGCGCCGATGATGAGGATCGAGGGATCCGTGTCCTTGGTCATGTGCCGCTGCCTGCTGTTCGATGCTGCCTACCGGTCTGTGATCCACCCCACAGACTCCATCCTCCACTCTAGGGGCGGGCGTCAGGCCGATCGACAAATTCGGCCATAATGGGTCACATGCAGCGTCTTCTTGATCCGGGGATACGCGACTGGAACTTCCCGCGCGGTATCGCCAGCGTGGCGCTGATGGTCGGCTACGCGGGCGAACACGGGGTGCCGGTCGCGCGCATGCTGGCCGGGACCGGGCTGAGCGAGCCGACGCTGCACAATCCCGACGCCCAGATCGACGCGCACATCGAGCTCGCGGTCATCCGCAACCTGGTCCGCGAACTCGCCGAGGTGCCCGCCCTCGGCGTGGAGGTCGGCCGCCGGTACCGCATCACCACCTTCGGGATCTTCGGTTTCGCCTGCGTCAGCAGTCCGACGCTGGGCGAGGCGATCGCGTTCGCGCTGCGCTACCTGGATCTGAGCTTCACCTTCTGCCTGCCGGTCGCGGAATGGAACGCGGGTGAGTTCGTGGCGTGGGTGCACGACGAAGGGGTGCCCGCCGACGTGCGGCAGTTCCTCGTCGAGCGCGATGTGACCGCGATGAACCAGGTGATGAGTGACCTGATGGGCGCTCCGCTGCGCCTGGTCCGGGCCGAATTCCGTTTCCCCGCACCGGCTTACGCAGACCGAATCCAGGACGTCACGGGCGTCCAGCCGCGGTTCGGGCAGCCCTACAATCTGTTCGCGCTCGACCCCGCGGTGCTGGAACAGCCACTGCCGCAAGCCAATGAGCACACCTGGGCGATGTGCCTGGCGCAGTGCCGCGAGCTGGTCGATCGCCGCCGGGCCCGCACCGGCATCGCGGCCCAGGTGCGCGAACTGCTGGTGCCCGGCGGCGCCGACGGGTTCTGCGCACCGCCCGGAATCGACACTGTCGCAGGCCATCTCAATATGAGCACGCGCACGCTGCGCCGCCATCTCGACGCCGCGGGGACCAGCTACCGGGCACTGCTGGACGAGGTCCGGCGCGCGCTGGCGGAGGAAATGCTCACCGCCACACCGCTGTCGGTCAGCGATGTGGCGATTCGCCTGGGTTACGCCGAATCGTCCACGTTCATCTACGCGTTCAAGCGCTGGACCGGAAGCACTCCCGCCGTCTACCGCAGGGAACGCGCGCCGGCCCGGTGAGGCTCACACGTGCAGGGTGGGTTCCGGGCTCGGTTCGGTGGGCAGCACGCCGATCCGGCCGCCCATCGGGACGGTGCGGAAATGGGTTGTGATCCGATTGTTTTCGATGATGTGCAGCGCGACCGACGGGTCCGGGGCGTAATCCATGACGTGGTCCGGGAGTTCGAGTTCCCACTCCCCACCCAAAACAGACGCGGTGCTCGGCGCGATCAGCAGTGGCTTGCCCGCGAAAGTCGTTGTCGCCGCGGAGTGCGCGTGGCCGGTGAGGACGCCGAGGATCCGGTCGTCGTCCATGACGAGCTTGGCGAAGCGGTCCGGATCCTCCAGCGCGATCGCATCGACGACCGGGCTGAACAGCGGCGCGGGCGGATGGTGCAGCGCCAGCAGGATCGGCTTGCCGGCGGGCGCGCCCTGCAGGACCTCGGCCAGCCAGTCGTAGGTCTCCGGGGCGATCCGTCCGTTCGGCTCACCGGGGATTGTTGAATCCAGCAGGGCCACAGTCACACTCGTCGCCGACGTGCCGTCCCCGATCCAGGCGACCTGGTTGATCGGCTCGCCGGTGCCGGGTTCGCCGAGCAGGCCGGTGCGGAAGGCGGCGCGGTCGTCGTGATTGCCGGGCAGGAAGTGCACCGGAATCTCGGTGCGCAGGGTCGCCGCGGCCTGCGAGTATTGCGCCGCGCGGCCGGAATCGGTGACGTCGCCGGTGACCAGAACGGCATTGGGCCGGTGCCGCAGGCCGGCCAGGAATGCCATCACCCGCTCGGCGCGTTCGGCGTTGCGGGCGCCGAGATCGAAGTGTGTATCGCTGACCTGAGCCACCAGGATCATCGGCATCCGCTTTCTCTGGGGATCGCTACATTGCGTTCAGAGTGCGCCCGCGAGGCGCCTCTTCAGGCTAAGTGACCTGGGCATTATCCGTCGTCGTGAGGCTCGCCACGCGCGGCTTCGATGTAGATGAGCAGTGATCACAATCACACCAGGGACCGCGCGAGATCCTGCGCCGCGTGTAGCACGGCAGCCGGATCGAGTTCGACCGGGGTCCAGAAATCCGGGCCGGGTGTGGCCTCCAGCGCGAGTTCGGGCGGGGTGCGCCAGGGCGCGGCAAGACCGAGCCGCCAGGAATGCAGATGCGCCCGGGGATGGGTCCCGGACTTGTCGAACAGCGGGTCGCCCACGATGGGATGACCGATCCACGCCAGGTGCACGCGGATTTGATGACGCCGCCCGGAGACCGGACGCAGCAGCAGCACCGCGTGCTCCTCG
Coding sequences within:
- a CDS encoding AraC family transcriptional regulator; this encodes MQRLLDPGIRDWNFPRGIASVALMVGYAGEHGVPVARMLAGTGLSEPTLHNPDAQIDAHIELAVIRNLVRELAEVPALGVEVGRRYRITTFGIFGFACVSSPTLGEAIAFALRYLDLSFTFCLPVAEWNAGEFVAWVHDEGVPADVRQFLVERDVTAMNQVMSDLMGAPLRLVRAEFRFPAPAYADRIQDVTGVQPRFGQPYNLFALDPAVLEQPLPQANEHTWAMCLAQCRELVDRRRARTGIAAQVRELLVPGGADGFCAPPGIDTVAGHLNMSTRTLRRHLDAAGTSYRALLDEVRRALAEEMLTATPLSVSDVAIRLGYAESSTFIYAFKRWTGSTPAVYRRERAPAR
- a CDS encoding NAD(P)/FAD-dependent oxidoreductase, which translates into the protein MTKDTDPSILIIGAGFGGIGMAIELRRNGFGDIAILERAADIGGVWRENTYPGAACDVPSPLYSYSFEPKPDWPQRYSGRAAIHDYLRGVTERHRLLDAIVFGAEVTHAEFDEATARWTVHTTDGAARTCDILIPAVGQLSRPALPAIPGLDTFAGQAFHSAEWDDNVELTGRRVACIGTGASAIQYIPEIQPKVEQLTLFQRTPAWVIPKFDTDYSPIQHKLFARLPGALLAERFGWWAIAEFVSLGLVEFPAIARLVAALATRHLNKQVEDPELRAKLTPDYPIGCKRGLFSNDYYPALTQPNVHVETATITEITPAGVRTADGTVHEADIIIYGTGFKGTEFLWPMQIFGRNGHKLADTWSDGAHAYYGITVPNFPNMFMIYGPNTNLGVGSIIYMMESQSRYIRQAIELLADHPHHTLDVRPDREDQYNTTLQKRLSRTPWNFCTSWYRNPSGRITNNWPGSQTSYRRKIRKLDPADYTLTPPPNPHAPTHPTL
- a CDS encoding metallophosphoesterase — protein: MPMILVAQVSDTHFDLGARNAERAERVMAFLAGLRHRPNAVLVTGDVTDSGRAAQYSQAAATLRTEIPVHFLPGNHDDRAAFRTGLLGEPGTGEPINQVAWIGDGTSATSVTVALLDSTIPGEPNGRIAPETYDWLAEVLQGAPAGKPILLALHHPPAPLFSPVVDAIALEDPDRFAKLVMDDDRILGVLTGHAHSAATTTFAGKPLLIAPSTASVLGGEWELELPDHVMDYAPDPSVALHIIENNRITTHFRTVPMGGRIGVLPTEPSPEPTLHV